GCAACTGCAAGCATAATTACTGCATTTGAAAGAAGAAGGAGCGCAATATCCCATTTCTCTTTCCTTTCTTTGTTTTCTCCATTGATGAAGTTCAAATTTTTTTTAACCGTTATGTAAATTCCGTAAAAGAATGCTAATAGTATCAAAGGTGGAATAGTAGATAAAAACATTACACTTACATAATGCCATGGCATTGAAGAGGCAAGGGATTTGCCTAAATAATATGTTACTTTGAAATTCGAGGTAAGGTCTCCTATCTGGTCATCTTCAAAGCTGAAGATTCTTGCAAAAGTGTCATACCAAAGCCATGGCCATGAGAGGATAAAAGTAGGAAGGGAGAATAGTGTTATTGAAAGAATATTTTTCCATATCCTTTTATTGCGTGTCATTAAAAACCATATGGCAATTGAAAGGGGGATGAGAGCGGAATGTATTTTGGTCGAAAGCGCCAATCCAAAGATAAATCCTGTGAAAATAGCCCACTTTTCATCGTCAAGCCCTTTAATGAAAGCGTAAATTGTTAGAAGCCACATTGCTGACACAGGAGTATCGAGAGCAAAGATGTGAGAATGGGCAAAAACCCTTGGCATCAGAATAAATGAGAAAACACTCAATAATCCTGCTGATATTGAGAAAAAGCGAGATAGAATCAGAAAAATCAGCATTGCTTCCAATGAGAAGAAAAGGGCAGACGGAAGTCGGTAAGCTTTCATTTCTCCTAAATAGGGAGTGAAGAATTTCCATGAAATGCCCCCGATTATTCTTGCAAAAGGCGGATGCCAGTTGATTCTGCCTCCATCAGAAATTGCGCCAAAATATTTGTCTATTACGGTTTTGGAGAGGAAATCAAAATTTCCAGATAGAATACCTTTATATGCTTCCTTTATCCATTCAACATAGATCCGTGCGGCGTCATCATTTAAGTAGATTTCATCCCAAGTGATTCCAATGTCTTTTTCAGTTATGAATACAATGGAGAAGGTAATTGCAAAAATGAATAGTGCTATGAATATTCGATATCTATTCTGCTGAAATTTATTCTTGTTCATTGATTATAATTATCAAGAAATCATTTTTTCTTATAACTTTGTTTGGTTTTTTTTGGGCATAATTCTTTAAGATGGGAAATTCATTTACCTCCATAGTTGCTACTATTGAAGCCCCGTCTGCTTTTATTTTCTTTAAATCGTCCTCTGTCTTTAAGTCAT
This Candidatus Schekmanbacteria bacterium DNA region includes the following protein-coding sequences:
- a CDS encoding phospholipid carrier-dependent glycosyltransferase produces the protein MNKNKFQQNRYRIFIALFIFAITFSIVFITEKDIGITWDEIYLNDDAARIYVEWIKEAYKGILSGNFDFLSKTVIDKYFGAISDGGRINWHPPFARIIGGISWKFFTPYLGEMKAYRLPSALFFSLEAMLIFLILSRFFSISAGLLSVFSFILMPRVFAHSHIFALDTPVSAMWLLTIYAFIKGLDDEKWAIFTGFIFGLALSTKIHSALIPLSIAIWFLMTRNKRIWKNILSITLFSLPTFILSWPWLWYDTFARIFSFEDDQIGDLTSNFKVTYYLGKSLASSMPWHYVSVMFLSTIPPLILLAFFYGIYITVKKNLNFINGENKERKEKWDIALLLLSNAVIMLAVASAPGIPKYDGVRLFLPAFPFTASIAGIGFHYIIKNFFKKEWLKYLAGLLYIVFPLISLIRVHPYELSYYNILVGGIEGAKKIGLETTYWGDAFNRDFLKVIEKKYSTKKILYCGLPQKKRQLKFYYRNGLVAKSILDNATCSSDAFKNEGYYDYLVLNCRQGVFKKLEWFYYNFLKPEYNTILDGVPLISIYKSPF